A genomic stretch from Telopea speciosissima isolate NSW1024214 ecotype Mountain lineage chromosome 7, Tspe_v1, whole genome shotgun sequence includes:
- the LOC122666672 gene encoding histone H3.3: MARTKQTARKSTGGKAPRKQLATKAARKSAPTTGGVKKPHRYRPGTVALREIRKYQKSTELLIRKLPFQRLVREIAQDFKTDLRFQSHAVLALQEAAEAYLVGLFEDTNLCAIHAKRVTIMPKDIQLARRIRGERA, encoded by the exons ATGGCTCGTACAAAGCAAACTGCCCGTAAATCAACGGGAGGAAAGGCTCCTAGGAAGCAGCTGGCCACTAAGGCTGCTCGTAAGTCGGCCCCAACCACCGGAGGAGTCAAGAAACCTCACAGATATCGCCCTGGAACTGTTGCTCTTCG TGAAATCAGGAAGTACCAGAAGAGCACTGAACTTCTGATTAGGAAACTGCCCTTCCAGAGGCTTGTTCGTGAAATAGCCCAAGATTTCAAG ACTGATCTTCGTTTTCAGAGCCACGCCGTCTTGGCGTTGCAGGAGGCTGCTGAAGCTTACTTGGTGGGGCTATTTGAAGATACTAACCTTTGTGCCATTCATGCTAAGCGAGTTACAATAATGCCCAAGGACATTCAATTGGCCAGGAGGATTCGTGGTGAGAGGGCATAG
- the LOC122670064 gene encoding cytochrome c oxidase subunit 6b-1-like gives MAEVESQKTPSLAAQYSLQEIEEEQVVVASPVEPTEDEKPANTVAEETVAEKTEEAPPAEESNGAPAQEDSSEQEAPEEAPEIKIETAPADIRFPTTNQTRHCFTRYIEYHRCTAAKGDGAQECEKFAKYYRSLCPSEWIERWNEQRENGTFPGPL, from the exons ATGGCGGAAGTAGAGAGCCAGAAAACCCCAAGCCTAGCTGCG CAATACTCTTTGCAGGAGAtagaggaggagcaggtcgtgGTTGCATCCCCTGTTGAACCAACTGAAGATGAGAAGCCAGCTAATACTGTTGCTGAGGAAACCGTAGCTGAGAAAACTGAGGAAGCTCCTCCAGCTGAAGAAAGCAATGGAGCTCCCGCGCAGGAAGACTCAAGTGAACAAGAAGCTCCTGAAGAGGCACCAGAAATAAAG ATTGAGACAGCACCAGCAGATATCCGTTTCCCGACCACCAACCAAACAAGACATTGTTTTACACGCTATATTGAATATCATAG GTGCACAGCTGCAAAAGGGGATGGTGCTCAAGAGTGTGAAAAGTTCGCAAAATATTACCGTTCACTCTGTCCTAGTGAATGG ATAGAGAGATGGAACGAGCAAAGGGAGAATGGAACCTTTCCTGGACCTTTGTAG